GGCCCTGGCGACTTTCGGCGTGGGCTTTTTCATGCGCCCGGTGGGTGGTGTGCTGCTGGGCATCTATTCCGACCGCAAGGGGCGCAAGGCGGCGATGCAGCTGATCATTCGGCTGATGACGGTGTCCATCGCGATGATTGCCTTCGCCCCCAACTACCTGGCCATCGGCATGGGCGCGCCGCTGCTGATCGTGGTGGCGCGCATGCTGCAGGGCTTTGCCACTGGTGGCGAGTACGCCAGTGCCACGGCGTTTCTGGTGGAGAGTGCGCCGGCCAACCGTAAGGGGTTGTATGGTTCGTGGCAGCTGGTGGGGCAGTGCCTGGCGGTGTTCTGCGGGGCGGCGATGGTCGCGCTGGTGACCCACCTGTGCACGCCCGAGGCGCTGGACAGCTGGGGCTGGCGGATTCCGTTCATGCTGGGGCTGCTGATCGGGCCGGTGGGGCTGTGGATTCGCAAGCACATGGAGGAGCCGGAAGAGTTTGTTGAGGCACGCAAGCAGGCCAAGGGCCAGGCGCCTGGCCTGATGCAGGTGCTGCGCGAGCATCGGCGCAGCCTGCTGGTATCGATGGGCCTGGCCTGTGGCGCGACGGTGTCGTTCTACGTGGTGCTGGTGAACATGCCGACCTTCGCCCACAAAAACCTCGGTCTGCCGCTGGACCAGGTGCTGCTGGTGCAGATGCTTGCCGTGGGCCTGATGACGGTGGTCATCCCCCTGGCCGGGGCGCTTTCGGACCGGCTGGGCCGGCGGCCGGTGCTGATGGCCTTTACCCTGGCGTTCTTCGTCATGGTCTACCCACTGTACGTCTGGGTGGCGGCGGCGCCGTCCATCGAGCGCCTGCTGGTGATGCAGCTGCTGCTGTGCACGGCCATCGGCGGCTTCTTCGGCCCGGCGCCGACCGCGCTGGCCGAGCAGTTCCCGGTGGCGGTGCGTTCCACCGGCGTGTCGGTGGCCTACAACGTGGCGGTGATGGTGTTCGGGGGCTTTGCGCCGCTGATCGTCACCTGGCTGAGCAAGGTGCTCGGCACCCCGGTGGCGCCGTCGTTCTATGTGCTGTTTGCCTGCCTGCTGACCCTGCTCGGCACCTACTGCCTGAAAGAGGCGCCCCGCGCCGGTAAATCCGTTGCCTACAACCTTGGAGTGAAACCGTGAACGCGTTAGCCATCGACCCGATCGTCAGCCTCGACGCCGAGGCGCTGTCCCAGGCGATCCATGCCCGTGAGTTTTCCTGCCGCGAAGTGATGCAGGCCTACCTGGCGCATATCGAGCGGTTCAACCCTCAGGTCAATGCGCTGGTGTCGTTGCGTGATGCAGAGGCGGTGCTGGCCGAGGCCGACGAGCGCGACCGCGAACTGGCGCGTGGCCAATCGCGTGGCTGGATGCACGGCATGCCCCAGGCAATCAAGGACCTGGCCGCCACGGCCGGGTTGCGCACCACATTGGGTTCGCCGCTGTTCGCCGAGCACGTGCCGACCGAAGATGCGATCAGCGTGGCGCGGATACGCGCGAGCGGGGCGATCATCGTCGGCAAGAGCAATGTGCCGGAGTTCGGCCTGGGCTCGCAGAGCTACAACACGCTGTTCGGCACCACCACCAACGCCTACGACCACGGTCGCGTGGCCGGTGGCAGCAGTGGCGGTGCGGCGGCGGCGCTGGCCATGCGTCTGCTGCCGGTGGCAGACGGCAGCGACATGATGGGCTCGCTGCGCAACCCCGCGGCGTTCAACAACGTGTATGGGCTGCGCCCCTCGCAAGGGCGGGTGCCATTCGGTCCGACGCCGGAGTTGTTCGTGCAGCAGCTGGCCACCGAAGGGCCGATGGGGCGCAGCGTGCAGGACGTGGCGCGGTTGCTGACGGTGCAGGCCGGGCATGACCCGCGCGTGCCGTTGTCGATCAACGCCGGGCCGGTGGATTTTACCGCAGGGCTGTCGCGCAGTTTCAAGGGCACACGGCTGGGCTGGCTGGGCGACTACGACGGCTACCTGCCGATGGAAGACGGGGTCATGGCGCTGTGCCAAGCGGCGCTGGCCGACTTCGCCGAACTGGGTTGCGAGGTCGAAGCCTGTCTGCCCGATTTCGCGCTGGCGCGCTTGTGGCGCTGCTGGCTCACCCATCGCCACTTCCTGGTGCATGGCAGCCTCGGTGCGGCTTATGCCGACCCGGCCAGGCGCGCCTTGCTCAAGCCTGAAGCGAAATGGGAAGTGGAGGGCGGCCTGAGCCTGGGCGCGCAGGACCTGTACCAGGCGTCGGTGGACCGCAGTGCCTGGTACCAAGCCCTCGGCAAGTTGTTCGAGCGTTACGATTTCCTGCTGTTGCCGGCCGCCCAAGTGTTTCCTTTCGACGCAGCCATGCCGTGGCCACAGGTAGTCGGCGGGCGGGCGATGGACACTTACCACCGCTGGATGGAGGTGGTGATCGGCCCGACCCTGGCCGGCTTGCCGAGCATGAGCGTGCCGGTGGGCTTCAATGCTGCCGGCCTGCCCATGGGCCTGCAGATCATCGGCCCGGCCCAGGCCGACCAGGCCGTGCTGCAACTGGCCTTTGCCCACGAACAGCTGACCCGTTGGGTACAGCGCTGCCCACCGAGCTGCCTGCAATCGCGTTGAAGGCCCTGGCCAGGCCCGTATCTTGCTGGGCATGATGACCATCCACGCAGAGACAGGGAGGTCGACCTCATGGGCACTACGCAAACGGGCACGGCAACGGACGGCGGCGGCGTGCGTTCGGTGGAGCGGGCGCTGGCCATCGTCGAGCTGCTGGGCGAGCACCAGGCGCTGGGGCTTGAAGAGCTGCATTACCTGACGACGCTGCCCAAGGCCACGGTGTCGCGCATGCTCGCCACCTTGCAGGAGCAGGGCTGGGTGTATCGCGGCCTGAGCGACCGGCGCTATCGTCTGTGCGCACGGCGGTTGTTCGGCGACCGCCAGCAGCGCTTCAAACGCCAGTTGGTGGAAACGGCCGCGCCCTTGTTGCTGGAGTTGAGCGAGCGCACGGGGCTGGTGGCCGACCTGTCGTGCTTCGACGGCGAGCGGCTGGAGGTGATGGAAAGCGCCATCCCTCAGGTGCTGCGCAAACGCTACCCGAACAACTGCCAGATCGTCGGGCACCATGCCAGCCTGTTCCACTCGGCCATGGGCCGGGCGTGCCTGAAGGAGCTGGCGGTGGATGAGGTACAGCGATTGGCGGTGCACGAGCGGGTGGGGGACGAGGCGCTGTTGCGGGATATCGAGGCGGATGCGCACAAGGGGTTCGGGCAGCGCACCGAGGGGTTCTGGGAGTACCCGGTGCGGTTGCCGTTCCTGATCCGGGCGATTGCCTTGCCGGTGCGGGTGGACGGGCGGTTGGCGGGGAGTATCGCGCTGCACTGGCCGCTGGACCAGGCGCCGGTCGAGCGAGTGTTGAGTCTGCATTTGAACAGCTTGGCGGAGGCGGTGGGGGATGTGCAGCGGGCCGTGGTGAACTAGCGCCCGCGCAATCTTTTGTGGGAGCCGGCTTGCCGGCGATGAGGCCAGGGTAGACAGCCTGTTAGGGCCCTATCGCCGGCAATCCGGCTCCCACAGAAGAGCGATAGGGTCATCTCACCGCCATACTGCAATGACCCTTCCATCGAAAGGCCCCCACCCATGCTGGTCGTCGAACAGCTGCAGAAATCGTTCACCACCGCACAAGGCACGCTGCCAGTGTTGCGCGGTGTCGATCTGACCCTGGCCCGCGGTAGCAGCCTGGCCCTGATGGGCGAATCCGGCAGCGGCAAGAGCACCTTGCTGCACCTGCTGGCCGGCCTCGACCGCGCCGATGGTGGGCGCATCCTCATCGACGGCCACCCCCTGAACCCCCGTGACGAATCCGCCCTGGCCCATTGGCGGCGCGAGGGCATCGGCCTGGTGTTTCAGCAATACAACCTGATCAGCAGCCTCGACGTGGCCGCCAACCTAACCTTTCAGGCTCGCCTGGCGGGGCGTCACGATAAGGACTGGGCGGCGCACCTGGCACAAAGGCTGGGCCTTGCGAACGTGTTGCAGCGCTACCCGGAGCAGCTGTCCGGCGGCCAGCAACAGCGCCTGGCTATCGGCCGTGCACTGGCCGGCCGGCCCGCGCTGCTGCTCGCCGACGAACCCACCGGCAGCCTCGATGAACACAACGGCGACGAGGTGCTGGCCCTGCTGCTGCAACTGGTGGACGAGGCCGACAGCACGCTGCTGATGGTCACCCATAGCCAGCGCCTGGCCGCTCGCTTGCGGCAACGCTGCGTGCTGCACCAGGGCCGGGTGCAAGCGGCATGAACAGCCTTGCGCTGGCCCTGCAGGCGCTGTGCAGCCACTGGCAGCGCCACCGCTTGCAGGGCATCAGCATCTTCACCGGGTTGTGCCTGGCCACGGCGTTATGGGCCGGGGTGCAAGCGCTCAACAGCCAGGCCCGCAACGACTACGCCCAGGCCCGTGCGCTACTGGCCGGGGCGGCGTACCCACAGCTGGTGGCGCGCAGCGGTGAGCGTTTCGACCAGGCGCTGTATGTGCAGTTGCGCCGGCTAGGCTGGCAGGTGACGCCGGTGCTCGAAGGGCGTTTGCAGATTGATTCGCAGCATAGGGTCAGGGTGGTGGGCATCGAGCCGCTGAGCCTGTTGCCGGGCATGGCCGTCGCAGGTGCCGAACCCCAGGCGTTCGACCTGCAGACATTCGTCGGGCCGCCCGGGCAAACGCTGATCGGCCCGGATACCCTGCGCCAACTGGGCCGCAAGGCCGGCGAGCAAGTGCGCACCGTAGAGGGGCAGTTGTTGCCGCCCTTGGCCCTCGGCGCGAACCTCGCGCCGGGTGTGCTGGTGGTCGACATCGGCCAGGCCCAGGCCTTGCTCAAGGCGCCGGGCCAACTGTCGCGGCTGATCAGCCACAGCGACCGGCCGCTGCCAGCGGACCTCGCGGCCAGCCTGAGGCTGCAGCCGGCCAGCGACGACGCCGACCTGCAGCGCCTGACCGACAGTTTCCACCTCAACCTCACCGCACTGGGCCTGCTGGCCTTCGTGGTCGGCCTGTTCATCGCTCATGCGGCCATCGGCTTGGCGCTGGAGCAGCGGCGCGGCCTGATGCGCACCCTGCGCGCCTGTGGCGTGAGCCTGCGTACGTTGCTTACGGCCTTGACCGTGGAACTGGGGCTGTTCGCGCTGCTGGGGGGCTTGGTAGGTGTGCTTGCCGGCTACCTGATTGCTGCCGCGCTGCTGCCCGACTTCGCCTCCAGCCTGCGGGGGCTGTACGGCGCCGAGGTGGCGGGGCAGCTGCATTTGCCATGGCAGTGGTGGCTGACGGGCATGGCGGTGAGCCTGCTCGGGGCCTTGCTGGCCGGGTTCGACAGCTTGCTGCGTGCGGCGCGCCTGCCGTTGCTGGGGCTGGCCCAACCGCAGGCGTGGCGCTTGGCCCAGGTTCCATGGCTGCGCCGTCAGGCATTGGCGGCCGGCGTGTTTCTGGTGGTTGCATTGGGTTGCGGCTATTTCGGCAACAGCCTGCCCAGCGCCTTCGCCTTGCTGGCTGCGTTGTTGCTGGGGGCGGCGCTGCTGCTGCCCGGGCTGCTGGCCCTGCTGCTCGGTGGGCTGGCACGCCAGGCGCGGGCGCCCTTGACCCAGTGGTTCGTGGCCGACAGCAGGCAACAGCTCCCGGCGCTGAGCCTGGCGTTGATGGCGCTGCTGTTGGCATTGGCCGCCAGCATCGGCGTGGGTGGTATGACCGAAGGGTTCCGCCGCACTTTCATGGGGTGGCTCGATCAGCGCCTGGCGGCGGACTTGTATATCACCCCCCATGACAGCCTCCAGGCGCAGCAGCTTTATCAACGGTTGCTCGACGAACCGGCGGTCAAGGCAGTGCTACCGAGCTGGCGGATGGAGGGGCGTTTGCAGCACTGGCCGGTGCAGGTGCAAGGCGTGATCGATCACCCGTTCTACCGAGCGCATTGGCCGCTGCTGGCCAATACGCCAGACGCTTGGGCGCAATGGGCGGCAGGCCAAGGTGCCATGCTCAGCGAGCAGCTGGTGCGACGGCTGCACCTGGCCTTGGGCGACCGCGTGACACTGCCCGGCGAGCCGTCGCAGGCCATGGCACTGGTGGGTATCTACGCCGATTACGGCAACCCCAAGGGCCATGTGCTGGTCAATGCCGACTGGTTGCGCACCCATGCACCGGCCGCCAGCCTGGCTGGCCTGAGCGTGCTGGTGCAGCCCGGGCAGGTGGAGGCGCTCAAGCAAGCGCTGCAGCAGCGCTTTGCTCTGGCGGACAACCAGCTGGTCGAACAGGCCCAGTTGAAGGCCTGGTCGACAGCGATCTTCAGCCGCACCTTCGCCGTCACTGCGGCCCTCAACAGCCTGACCCTAGGCGTGGCTGCGGTGGCGCTGTTCATCAGCCAGCTGACCCTTGGCCAGCGCCGCCTCGGGCAACTGGCGCCCTTGTGGGCCTTGGGCGTGCCGCGCCGCTGGCTGGGTTGGTTGTGCCTGGGCCAGGCGTTGATGCTCAGCGGCTTCACCGTACTCCTGGCGATGCCCCTGGGCCTGTTACTGGCCTGGTGCCTGGTGGCGGTAGTGAACGTGCAGGCATTTGGCTGGCGTTTGCCTTGGCAGGTTTTTCCCGGGCAACTGCTGCAGCTGGCGGTGCTGGGCCTGTTGACCAGCCTGGCGGCCAGCGTCTGGCCGCTGTGGCAACTGGCGCGCAGCCAGCCTAGCCAATTACTGCGCCAGTTCGCCGATGAAGCGTGAAGCCTGGCTGTTGCTGGCCTGCCTGCTGCTGGGTGGGTGCGACGTGCCTGCGCCGGCGCCCAAGGGTTATGCCGGCCTGGGCAGCGAGGCCGGGGCGTTCCGGCAGGTGACGCCCGGCGTGTCGCTGGTGTTCCCCCGCGACCACGGCGCCCATGAGGGCTACCGCATCGAGTGGTGGTACATCACCGCCAACCTCGAAGATGCCCAGGGCCGCGCCTGGGGTGCGCAATGGACCTTGTTCCGCTCGGCATTACGCCCGGGGCCGGAAACCCACGACTGGAACAGCCCCAACCTGTGGATGGGCCACGCGGCGTTGACCGGGCCGGGAGGCCACCAGGTTGGTGAAACGCTGGCGCGGGGCGGGGTGGGGCAGGCGGGCGTGACGGCCGAACCGTTCCAGGCCTGGATCGATGACTGGTCCCTGCAAGGTGATCCCGGTATCGGGCGCCTGCGCATGCAAGCGAGCGGGCAAGGTTTTGCCTACGACCTGCACCTGGCCACCGACAAGCCTTTGGTGCTGCATGGCTTGCAGGGTTACAGCGAAAAGTCCGGCAAGGGCCAGGCGTCGTACTACTACAGCCAGCCGTTCTACCAGGTGACTGGCGAGGTCGAGCGCGCAGGCCAGCGTATTGCGGTGACTGGCCAGGCTTGGCTGGACCGGGAATGGAGCAGCCAGCCGCTGGCGGCGGGGCAGCGGGGGTGGGACTGGTTTTCGTTGCATCTGGAGGGTGGCGCCAAGTTGATGCTGTTCCAGGTGCGTGAAGACAAGGGCCAGCCCTATCGGGCCGGGACCTGGGTCGATGCCCAGGGGCAGTCGCGGGCGTTGCAAGGCGCGGAGATCGAGCTGACACCGCTGGCCTGGGCGCGGCAGGCCAATGGCAAGACGGTGCCCACGCGCTGGCGGGTGCAGGTGCCTTCAGTACGGGTGGATGTCGAGGTCGAGGCGTTGGAGCCGAAGGCCTGGATGACCACGCGGTTCGCGTATTGGGAAGGGCCGGTACGGGTGAAAGGGAGCGAGGCTGGGCGGGGGTATCTGGAGATGACGGGGTATTGAGCGGTGGAGTACAAAAGTGCTCTTGCGTTCCGCGTCCATTGACGCCAGTGATTACCCTGTGGGAGCCGGCTTGCCGGCGATAGGGACCAAGCAGAATGTTTGCCTGCCCCGGCCTCATCGCCGGCAAGCCGGCTCCCACAAGTCTGGTGCCGGCGCTTGAGATCAATGCCCGCCTTTCATTCGCCGCGCCATCAGGTAGATACCCAAGCCCACCAGCGCCGCCGCGGCGCCAATGTATCCGGTACTGGTCCAGCCCAGCCCGGCACTGATCGCCATCCCCCCCAACCACGGCCCCAGCGCATTGGCCAGGTTGAATGCCGCATGGTTGGATGCCGCCGCCAAACTCGGCGCCTCATGGGCAATGTCCATCAAGCGGATCTGCAATGGCGCCGCCAGCGCAATCATGGTACCGACCAACCCGATCCCCAGTAGCAAGCTCCACAACGCCTGAGCAGCAAAGGTGAAGAACAGCAACACCGCCATCGACCACACCAGCACCATGCCCACGGCGCGGAACTGATAGCGGTCGAACAACTTGCCACCGGCAATGTTGCCGACAATGCCACCCACCCCGAACGCCGCCAGGCCAAACGGAATCCACTGCGGCGCCACCTGGGTCACCTGCAGCATGGTCGGCGCCAGGTAGCTGAACACGCAGAACATGCCGGCAAAGCCAATGGACGCGATGCCCAGCGCCATCCATACCTGGGGCAGGCGGAAGGCCTGCAGTTCCTTGCGCGGGTCACTGCGGGCCTCGTCGCGCGGTTGCGGCACATAGCGCGCAACCAGGGCGATGGTGCACAGGGCGATCACCCCCACCAGCACGAAAGCCGAGCGCCAACCGAAGAACTGCCCAAGGAAGGTCGCGATCGGGTTGCCCAGCAACATCGCCAGGGTCAACCCCATCATCACCCGGGCCACGGCGCCCGCCCGCTGGTTGCTCGGCACCATGCTCGACGCCACCACCGCAGCGATGCCGAAATACGCGCCGTGGGGCAGGCCGCTGATGAAGCGGAAGGCCACCAGGCCGGCGAAGGACGGCGCGAAGGCCGTGGCCAGGTTGCCGATGGCATACAGCGCCATCAGCAACAGCAGCAAGTGCTTGCGCAGCAGCTTGGCACCCAGTATCGCCAACGCGGGCGCACCCACCACCACCCCCAGCGCATAGGCGCTGATGGCATGCCCCACCTGCGGCTCGCTCAACTGCAGGTTGTTGGCGATATCGGGCATCAGCCCCATGATCGCGAACTCGCCGGTGCCAATGGCAAAACTGCCCAAGGCCATGGCCGCTTCCATCTTGCCCACTGCGCCCTTGCCGAGGGTGAGCGGGGGTAATTCCTGAACAGACATCGGGATCCTTACTGAAACTGGCTGAAACGTTCAATGCGCGATGATAGACGACATCCCTGCGCGCTGTAACATTTTGCATTAATTGCCGACACTCATAAAATGGCTGCATCAATCCGCCGGTTTCCGAGTGCGCGTCATGGCCATCAACTTCGATCTCAACGACTTGCAAGCCTTTCGGGCGGTGGTCGAGCAAGGCAGCTTTCGCAAGGCTGCGGAGGCGGTGCGTATCTCGCAGCCGGCGCTGAGCCGGCGCATCGACAAGCTGGAGGACGCCCTGGGCGTGCGGCTGTTCGAGCGCACCACCCGCAAGGTCAGCCTGACCCAGGCCGGGCGCGGTTTCATGCCCAGCGTCGAGCGCTTGCTGGACGACCTGGACAACGCCCTGCTGGGCATCAGCGAAGTGGCTTCGACGCGGCTTGGCCAGGTCACGGTCGCCTGCGTACCCTCGGCGGCGTACTACTTCATGCCGCGGGTCATCGCCCACTACCACCGGCAATTCCCGCGGATCAAGGTCAAGGTGCTCGATGCCAGCGCCCACCAGGTGTTAAGCGCAGTGGTCGATGGCGAGGCGGATTTCGGCCTGAGTTTCATGGGCACGCTGGAGGCCGATGTCGAGTTCGAGCCGCTGGTGCAGGAAAGCTACGTGCTGGCGTGTCGGCGCGACCATGCGCTGGCAACGCGCAGCAGCGTGACCTGGGACGAGTTCTACCAGCAGGCCTACATTTCCCTGGGCAAGACCTCCGGCAACCGCTTCCTGCTCGACCAGGCGCTGAGCGGCATCACGCCCCAGCGCCAGAGCATCTGCGAAACCCGCCACGTCACCACCATGATCGGCCTGGTGGAGGCGGGGCTGGGGGTGGCGGCGGTGCCGTCGATGGCGATGCCGGCGGCGGACCACCCGATCCTCACCTCGATCGCGTTGACCGAGCCTCAGGTCATGCGCAGCGTCGGCCTGATCAAGCGCCGGGGCCGTACCTTGACCCCGGCGGCGTTGGCGCTGGAGCGCCTGGTGGTGGACATGAAGGTCGAGGTCAGCGGCTGACCGAATCCAGCCCGGTAGCCTGCACGGTCTGCTGGGCATCAGGCGCGGCCAGGTAGGCGAGCAGGGCCTTGGCCTGTTGCGGATGTTGCGCGTTGAGCGGGATGCCCGCAGCGAAACGCGTTACCGACTGAACGGATTCCGGCAGCTTGCCGACAAAGCTCACCCCCGGCACCGGCAACAGTTCGCTCACTTGCTGGAAACCTACCTGGTAATTGCCCTTGGCAACCTCCGTGGCTACCGGGATTTTCGCGACCATGCTGGCCTTGGGCTTGAGCTGTTCGTCGATGCCCAGCCGCTTGAACAGTTGGTTCTGCACATACACGCCGCTGGCGCTGTCCGAGTACGCCACTGATTGAGCGGCCAGCAGGGTTTTCTTCAGCGCCTCGACGCTGCCGATGTCCGGCTTCGGCGCACCGGCGCGCACCACCATGCCGATCCGCGAGTCGGCCAGCTCCACCCGTGACGCCGGGTCGACCTTGCCTTGGCGGATCAATTCATCGAGCGCGTAGCCAACCATGATCACCACGTCGGCCTTCTCGCCACGGGCCAGGCGGTTTGGAATCGCCTCGGGCGCCTGGCCCATCGAAGGGCCCAGGGCGGTGTCGAGGGTGTTGCCGGTGGCGGCGGCGAATTTCGGGCCGAGCGCCTGGTAGGCCGCGGTGAAACCGCCGGAAGTCATCACCCGCAGCTGTTCGGCGTGGGCCGTGCTGCCCAGGCTCGCGCAGGCGAGCAGGGCGAGGGAGTGCAATACGTTGCGCATGAGCGTGCTCCTTCAGGACAGTGCCGGTTGCAGTTGACCGCGCGAGTTGCGGTAGAGGTACAGCGTCGCGCCCAGGGCGCAGAGCGCGGCAAAACTCATCCAGTAGCCCGGCGCTGCCTTGTCGGCGCTGTACTGGATCAGGAAGGTCGAGATCGCCGGGGTGAAGCCACCGAACACCGCCGTGGCCAGGCTGTAGGCCAGCGAGAAGCCCGCCACCCGCACCTCGGTCGGCATGATTTCGGTCAGCGCAGGGATCATCGCGCCGTTGTACAGGCCGTAGATGAACGACAGCCACAGCAGCACCAGCAGCATGTGCAGGAAGCTGGGCGCGTTGACCAGGAAGGTCAGCGCGGGATAGGCGCTGGCCAGGGTCAGCAGGGTCATGGCGATCAGCACCGGACGGCGCCCGATACGGTCGGACAACGCGCCGCCCAGCGGCAGCCAGATGAAGTTCGACACGCCCACCAGCAAGGTCACCAGCAACGCATCGGCGGTGCTCAGGTGCAGCACGGTCTTGCCGAAGGTGGGGGCGTAAACGGTGATCAGGTAGAACGCGGTGGTGGTCAGCGCCACCATCAGCATGCCGGCGAGCACGGTAGCCCAGTTCTGTAGCAGGGTGCGCAGCACCTCGGCCATCGCCGGGCGGTGCTTGCGTGCGGCGTATTCCTCGGACTCTTCCAGGTTGCGGCGCAGCAGGAAAATGAACGGCACGATCAGGCAGCCGACCATGAACGGAATGCGCCAGCCCCAGTCGGCGATCACCGCCGGTGCCATCCATTGGTTCAGGGCGTAGCCCAGGGCCGCCGCGACGATGATCGCCACTTGCTGGCTGCCCGACTGCCAGCTGGTGAAGAAGCCCTTTCTGCCAGGCGTGGCGATTTCGGCGAGGTACACCGACACACCGCCCAGTTCCGCGCCGGCCGAAAAGCCCTGCAGCAGGCGCCCGACCAGCACCAGGGCGGGAGCGAGCAGGCCGATGGATTCGTAGCCGGGCACCAGCACGATCAG
The Pseudomonas sp. KU43P genome window above contains:
- a CDS encoding citrate-proton symporter — protein: MQISNTGASRTRQVVAAVIGNALEWYDFIVYGFLASIIAHQFFPSDDEYASLLMALATFGVGFFMRPVGGVLLGIYSDRKGRKAAMQLIIRLMTVSIAMIAFAPNYLAIGMGAPLLIVVARMLQGFATGGEYASATAFLVESAPANRKGLYGSWQLVGQCLAVFCGAAMVALVTHLCTPEALDSWGWRIPFMLGLLIGPVGLWIRKHMEEPEEFVEARKQAKGQAPGLMQVLREHRRSLLVSMGLACGATVSFYVVLVNMPTFAHKNLGLPLDQVLLVQMLAVGLMTVVIPLAGALSDRLGRRPVLMAFTLAFFVMVYPLYVWVAAAPSIERLLVMQLLLCTAIGGFFGPAPTALAEQFPVAVRSTGVSVAYNVAVMVFGGFAPLIVTWLSKVLGTPVAPSFYVLFACLLTLLGTYCLKEAPRAGKSVAYNLGVKP
- a CDS encoding amidase, encoding MNALAIDPIVSLDAEALSQAIHAREFSCREVMQAYLAHIERFNPQVNALVSLRDAEAVLAEADERDRELARGQSRGWMHGMPQAIKDLAATAGLRTTLGSPLFAEHVPTEDAISVARIRASGAIIVGKSNVPEFGLGSQSYNTLFGTTTNAYDHGRVAGGSSGGAAAALAMRLLPVADGSDMMGSLRNPAAFNNVYGLRPSQGRVPFGPTPELFVQQLATEGPMGRSVQDVARLLTVQAGHDPRVPLSINAGPVDFTAGLSRSFKGTRLGWLGDYDGYLPMEDGVMALCQAALADFAELGCEVEACLPDFALARLWRCWLTHRHFLVHGSLGAAYADPARRALLKPEAKWEVEGGLSLGAQDLYQASVDRSAWYQALGKLFERYDFLLLPAAQVFPFDAAMPWPQVVGGRAMDTYHRWMEVVIGPTLAGLPSMSVPVGFNAAGLPMGLQIIGPAQADQAVLQLAFAHEQLTRWVQRCPPSCLQSR
- a CDS encoding IclR family transcriptional regulator, which translates into the protein MGTTQTGTATDGGGVRSVERALAIVELLGEHQALGLEELHYLTTLPKATVSRMLATLQEQGWVYRGLSDRRYRLCARRLFGDRQQRFKRQLVETAAPLLLELSERTGLVADLSCFDGERLEVMESAIPQVLRKRYPNNCQIVGHHASLFHSAMGRACLKELAVDEVQRLAVHERVGDEALLRDIEADAHKGFGQRTEGFWEYPVRLPFLIRAIALPVRVDGRLAGSIALHWPLDQAPVERVLSLHLNSLAEAVGDVQRAVVN
- a CDS encoding ABC transporter ATP-binding protein — its product is MLVVEQLQKSFTTAQGTLPVLRGVDLTLARGSSLALMGESGSGKSTLLHLLAGLDRADGGRILIDGHPLNPRDESALAHWRREGIGLVFQQYNLISSLDVAANLTFQARLAGRHDKDWAAHLAQRLGLANVLQRYPEQLSGGQQQRLAIGRALAGRPALLLADEPTGSLDEHNGDEVLALLLQLVDEADSTLLMVTHSQRLAARLRQRCVLHQGRVQAA
- a CDS encoding ABC transporter permease, producing MNSLALALQALCSHWQRHRLQGISIFTGLCLATALWAGVQALNSQARNDYAQARALLAGAAYPQLVARSGERFDQALYVQLRRLGWQVTPVLEGRLQIDSQHRVRVVGIEPLSLLPGMAVAGAEPQAFDLQTFVGPPGQTLIGPDTLRQLGRKAGEQVRTVEGQLLPPLALGANLAPGVLVVDIGQAQALLKAPGQLSRLISHSDRPLPADLAASLRLQPASDDADLQRLTDSFHLNLTALGLLAFVVGLFIAHAAIGLALEQRRGLMRTLRACGVSLRTLLTALTVELGLFALLGGLVGVLAGYLIAAALLPDFASSLRGLYGAEVAGQLHLPWQWWLTGMAVSLLGALLAGFDSLLRAARLPLLGLAQPQAWRLAQVPWLRRQALAAGVFLVVALGCGYFGNSLPSAFALLAALLLGAALLLPGLLALLLGGLARQARAPLTQWFVADSRQQLPALSLALMALLLALAASIGVGGMTEGFRRTFMGWLDQRLAADLYITPHDSLQAQQLYQRLLDEPAVKAVLPSWRMEGRLQHWPVQVQGVIDHPFYRAHWPLLANTPDAWAQWAAGQGAMLSEQLVRRLHLALGDRVTLPGEPSQAMALVGIYADYGNPKGHVLVNADWLRTHAPAASLAGLSVLVQPGQVEALKQALQQRFALADNQLVEQAQLKAWSTAIFSRTFAVTAALNSLTLGVAAVALFISQLTLGQRRLGQLAPLWALGVPRRWLGWLCLGQALMLSGFTVLLAMPLGLLLAWCLVAVVNVQAFGWRLPWQVFPGQLLQLAVLGLLTSLAASVWPLWQLARSQPSQLLRQFADEA
- a CDS encoding lipocalin-like domain-containing protein, which produces MKREAWLLLACLLLGGCDVPAPAPKGYAGLGSEAGAFRQVTPGVSLVFPRDHGAHEGYRIEWWYITANLEDAQGRAWGAQWTLFRSALRPGPETHDWNSPNLWMGHAALTGPGGHQVGETLARGGVGQAGVTAEPFQAWIDDWSLQGDPGIGRLRMQASGQGFAYDLHLATDKPLVLHGLQGYSEKSGKGQASYYYSQPFYQVTGEVERAGQRIAVTGQAWLDREWSSQPLAAGQRGWDWFSLHLEGGAKLMLFQVREDKGQPYRAGTWVDAQGQSRALQGAEIELTPLAWARQANGKTVPTRWRVQVPSVRVDVEVEALEPKAWMTTRFAYWEGPVRVKGSEAGRGYLEMTGY
- a CDS encoding MFS transporter; this encodes MSVQELPPLTLGKGAVGKMEAAMALGSFAIGTGEFAIMGLMPDIANNLQLSEPQVGHAISAYALGVVVGAPALAILGAKLLRKHLLLLLMALYAIGNLATAFAPSFAGLVAFRFISGLPHGAYFGIAAVVASSMVPSNQRAGAVARVMMGLTLAMLLGNPIATFLGQFFGWRSAFVLVGVIALCTIALVARYVPQPRDEARSDPRKELQAFRLPQVWMALGIASIGFAGMFCVFSYLAPTMLQVTQVAPQWIPFGLAAFGVGGIVGNIAGGKLFDRYQFRAVGMVLVWSMAVLLFFTFAAQALWSLLLGIGLVGTMIALAAPLQIRLMDIAHEAPSLAAASNHAAFNLANALGPWLGGMAISAGLGWTSTGYIGAAAALVGLGIYLMARRMKGGH
- a CDS encoding LysR family transcriptional regulator, whose product is MAINFDLNDLQAFRAVVEQGSFRKAAEAVRISQPALSRRIDKLEDALGVRLFERTTRKVSLTQAGRGFMPSVERLLDDLDNALLGISEVASTRLGQVTVACVPSAAYYFMPRVIAHYHRQFPRIKVKVLDASAHQVLSAVVDGEADFGLSFMGTLEADVEFEPLVQESYVLACRRDHALATRSSVTWDEFYQQAYISLGKTSGNRFLLDQALSGITPQRQSICETRHVTTMIGLVEAGLGVAAVPSMAMPAADHPILTSIALTEPQVMRSVGLIKRRGRTLTPAALALERLVVDMKVEVSG
- a CDS encoding substrate-binding domain-containing protein gives rise to the protein MRNVLHSLALLACASLGSTAHAEQLRVMTSGGFTAAYQALGPKFAAATGNTLDTALGPSMGQAPEAIPNRLARGEKADVVIMVGYALDELIRQGKVDPASRVELADSRIGMVVRAGAPKPDIGSVEALKKTLLAAQSVAYSDSASGVYVQNQLFKRLGIDEQLKPKASMVAKIPVATEVAKGNYQVGFQQVSELLPVPGVSFVGKLPESVQSVTRFAAGIPLNAQHPQQAKALLAYLAAPDAQQTVQATGLDSVSR